In Toxoplasma gondii ME49 chromosome II, whole genome shotgun sequence, the genomic stretch CCAGCCTCGCGCATTCATGCACTCGTTCGTTTGCCTCTCGCAAAAAAGACTCGCGTcgtcctccctttctctcgtttgGACGTTCTCTCTCAGCTCTTCCCTCCGCCCTCGTGGTCGCCGCCTCTGCCACCCTCCAGCTCCtagggaaggagacgagagacacacaggagaGACATTTCCGGAGAAAGCGTCTTGCTCCAACTCCGATGTTTCGagtgtcttctcgccttcccgcTTCGACAGCATGCCGCCCATGACCGGCACCAGTTTCACCAGTTTCTGGCCTTCACCAGTGccgctgcctgtctctctccacgcagTGGAGACTGCAGCAGATTCCGAATCTCGGAACTTCTGcgaagacggcagagacCGAGGCGGAGGCGTCAGGCTGgttgtctttgcttccgGTGGACGTTGAGATGCCGGCGTCCGACAGAGactctctgctttcgctcTGCGTTCTGCCCCTCCCTCTTCGGTCCTTGCATCGTcttgtcttctgctgcttttctcttcttcgcactcGTTCTCTCGTGACTCCGGTCTTCTGTCTCTATTCTGCTTTCCAGCAAAGAGCAGTGCGTCTTTcaacgcttcttctcgcataCGTCGGAGACTCTCACTTTCTTCGAGGCGGTAAGACACGCGATCCACagcggagggagaggaagcagaatGCTTTGAGTTCGAAGGCATCGAAGCGGACAGATCGACTGCTTGCACTGGAGAAATTCGTCGAgcgaggggaaagagaggacgccCGAGAAGGACTGACAGAGACACTTGTTCTTCGCTGCAGATGAAGACTTGCGGCATCTCTCCTGCCTCCACGAGCTGCTTCAAAGACGCATGggcggaagcagaaaaaggcaaaacagacgcgcgagaagaagcagagcggGAACAGAGGTACTCTCCAAGAGCGAGGTACATAGCAGAGATCATGGCCCGTACCAGGTTTGCTGCGTCAGTGTCTAGGTCGGCCGCGCTAGCTGCTGTTTCATTGGGGAGGACGAGAACAAAggctctctgccttctctgttccttgtTAACAGTTTCTCCTGGTCGCGAAGAAGtgatggagacagaggcatcAAACGAACGAGGAGCAGTTCCGTCTGAAGCCTCTGACAGCCCTCGGAGCTCGTCAGCCATATcaaacagagacggagacgctaCGGAGAGACTCGCGTCTCGGCGCTCTCGCGCCCCGAGTGCCTCGCAAATCCACCTCGCGAGGCCAGACGAAAAAGTTCCGCACACAAACGATTCGCCTTCCGAAAGTGACAAGGCCTCGGACAGCGCGCGACGCAGatctgcagaagaggaagaagaagaggaagagaaagacgaaccagaaggagagaaagaagaggtaGAAGAGGCTCTCAGTTCTTCCGAAGAGTGTCTGGGCATCTCAGCGAAGAAGTCGAGCACGACAGTCTGGCTTTGTctgacagaagagacacagcaaacagacaacacagagagagagcaacgaGCAGCCTGAGAGTAGGAGACATTCGCTCTCCAATACAGAACAAGGCTTCCAACACACCGTCTAACTCGGCGAGCCGCGGCTGTCCGTTTCGCCTGCCGAAGGTCGAGAGCGTTCAGTCGAGAGGCacagggaaaggagaagaaaggacggcAGTCAAAGAGTCTTTCGAACGCAGTTGCACAGACGCATATCCGACATGCACCCGCTTGGTGATCAGACCTCGTTCGCGCAAAACTCTTCACTGTTtggaagacagcgaaaaaacaATATCGAACTCGAATACTCTTcaaagaacaagagacaACAACAGGaagcatgcatgtgcatgcatgtgtccGTAGGTGAGTCTCACTCTTCCGGATTATTCTGCCGCCCATGAGTTTCTTCCCAGCAAAGACGGCGCATGGTTTTCAGTGAACGCGATTCTCCTCACCTCAGGACATCTGCGAGTGAGttgctgctcttcctctgaAGAGTGTgacgcgcatgcgcctcctcctcttccctttcgCCTCTGGGTTTCGATTCCGATCTCGcaggctcttcttctctcgcaagTCGCCactccttgttctctctcgcgctcttgTCTTGCGCGCTCTGGGACTCGTTCTTCTtgcccttctccttcttctgctctccgtcAGAGCGGGGACAGGCAAAAAGGAACACGGCATCTCGCAGGAGATTTCGGCGAGAGATAAGGAGGGGCTGTTTAGCATATCTTTTCAAGATTTCAGAACTGCTGAGCGCAGCCGCAGGAAGGTATGCGTCGGCGACGACGATCTCCTTCCCGTCCTTCCTCCGAGTGTCTGCGAGGCCGCCTCCTCGGCTACgctccgccgcctctgcttcaCGTCCAAACAGAACTCCTTTTTCTGATTTTACGCAAAGTGCCATGCGACCTTCTTCTGGCACGAGGTACCGCCAGTCTGGCGCTGCCTCCGGACAGCAGAAAAcgccctctttcttcctgggCTCTCCTGCACCGTCTGGCTCTCCTGCGCCTTCCTCGGAACGACGCTGCATGAACGCCGGAGAACTCCGTTCAGACAGCTGGGCGACCTGAGGCGACTGcacttctttctgctccttcgctgtctccgcagacgcCTCGGCGCGGGGCGCCAGCTCCcctggtgtctctccacgctTCCGGAGAGACTGCGCCCAACTTTGAGAAGCGCCGAGAgactcgaggagacaccctACCACGTAAAGCCCTCTCGCACACCCCACactcgaggcagagacacctggaggcgcggcgagaggaaaggcggaGCTCGACGCGTTTGAAGACGAAGTTGGGCCGgctggcgaagaaggctcttctggaggaggcgagagacaagcgGGACTGAGGATAGGGCGATTGGCGAGGACGCAGCCGAGCACCTTTGTCAGTGGCAGAGAGGCTGGCTCGGTCACGAGGAGCGCGCAACAGACGGGATGCCATCCGTCAGTCAGAAAGTaggcgcctgcatgcagacaaggagagaacggagagtCCAAAAACTACAAACGCATGGAAGAAGACCAGTTCACGCAAGTCATCGTGGAGGTGCTCAAGTGTCTGGATACACGCTCTGCTGCGGCTTGGTCTCTTCATAGGTCTTGTGGCGGGcgtccgctgcatgcacggtgACGCCTTTGTCACCAGAGTCGCCTCCGGCAACTTCGCATGCGCTTTGATGTTCACGGGAAACCTCTTCCACCAAATCCTCTTTTTCAAAAAAAAAGACATCCAAGGTGGACAAAACACCGCGAGAGCGACCAGTCGTAACTCACCACTccatctgcctctctcgagtAAATCGTCGACCCTACGCGGGTCCATggtctccgctttctcctcaTTGGTCTCCCCAGTTCCCGGTTGCGCCTCTTGCGctccctctcgctgttcgtctcccgcgtcttcttcggtcgACTGCAAGCCGTCCGCCGCGAGGGAGACCGGAAGGGCGTCTGTACACTCCAGCTCTGTgcgggaggcgcggcgcCCCAGCGTGGTGGACgccgagaggcagaaaacgagggggAAGAATCTGAGAACGAACTCCACGGGGCACTGGCCGAAGCGGAGGATGTCGCCATCGAAGAGCTCGAAccattttctctcgcctgtggGGTCCTCAGCCGTGACGGCTGCGTTCTTCCCCAGACGCGTCTTTCGATGCGCCTCTCTCAGCTCGGGCGGATAGCGCAGAAGCGCGCCATTTCGCCTTGTCCCGCTCGACGAAACGTCCACGAAAAAGACGCGACCTGTCCGAGACGCGGACCACCACACGAGGTCCGACACAGCAGTTCggtccgctgcatgcggtgtctctgtcccATCTTCGCTGTTCACCGGAACagtcgaagaagcagagggagaagccccgagagcagaggagagagtcgaagcgagagacgaaggatgcgtcgacagcgagacagTTGAGGATTCCGACGAACGTGCGGCGCCGGAGGGTCGACGGTCGCAGTGGCcatgcgcttctctctcgagctgtCTGCGAGGTCTGCGGGGAGTCGAACCATCCGAGtcaggaggcagaggaagtACGTCTcgcacagaaagacagacgtTTGCAGCAGAAGGCGGGAGGACTCGAAAGCAGCCATGGATGCGACTGACGCCGCAGTCAGCGAGCCTGATGGCACACCGGGGGCTCCGTCCGACACTGAATGCGGGATCGACAGGGTCAGGAGACGAAGGTGAATTcgcgagaggggaggaagcgaCTTTTGGAGatcgagaaacgcatgcagagctcgTCTTTCGGAGgtttgcctcttcctcttcgcctggAGCTGCGGGCGAaggcggggagagaagggaaggggGCAACGCCCACACCTCGCCTGAGACACAGTTGATCAGTTTCCAACTCATGACCCCGAGGTTGGGGGGGCGGAGGGTGCACTGGAGAGCAGGCTTCCAGGCGCGCGGTTTTGCCGGTTTCTTCGAGTCTGTCGTTCAGACCCCGCCTGCGGAGGAGAGTGACGAAAACGTCTGAAAAAAGGGATGCTTCattcgagaaaaacgcgtgaGTTTCTTCGGCTCTCCAAAGTGCACGCCCCTCCTGTTTCACTCGGACCCTGCGGAGAACAGTGGGGACGCGGTTTCGTCCTGGCGAAAGCTTGGACGGTACATCTCTGCTGTGTGCGAGGGAACTAGAAGACTACTGCACTCCACTGAGCAGAAAGTGGAGCACCGCGCGTCTGTGAAGGGGACGCAGGGCAATCTCGGATTCTTCTCGGCGCGTCGTTGCGGGCATGCCTTAACTGCTGGCCAAGCAAACTGCGCTCACGTAGAGGAGGACTCCAGAACACTCTACGCAACGCCGTTGCAGGCGAGCTGAAGCGTtcgc encodes the following:
- a CDS encoding hypothetical protein (encoded by transcript TGME49_222250) — its product is MSWKLINCVSGEVWALPPSLLSPPSPAAPGEEEEANLRKTSSACVSRSPKVASSPLANSPSSPDPVDPAFSVGRSPRCAIRLADCGVSRIHGCFRVLPPSAANVCLSVRDVLPLPPDSDGSTPRRPRRQLEREAHGHCDRRPSGAARSSESSTVSLSTHPSSLASTLSSALGASPSASSTVPVNSEDGTETPHAADRTAVSDLVWWSASRTGRVFFVDVSSSGTRRNGALLRYPPELREAHRKTRLGKNAAVTAEDPTGERKWFELFDGDILRFGQCPVEFVLRFFPLVFCLSASTTLGRRASRTELECTDALPVSLAADGLQSTEEDAGDEQREGAQEAQPGTGETNEEKAETMDPRRVDDLLERGRWSGAYFLTDGWHPVCCALLVTEPASLPLTKVLGCVLANRPILSPACLSPPPEEPSSPAGPTSSSNASSSAFPLAAPPGVSASSVGCARGLYVVGCLLESLGASQSWAQSLRKRGETPGELAPRAEASAETAKEQKEVQSPQVAQLSERSSPAFMQRRSEEGAGEPDGAGEPRKKEGVFCCPEAAPDWRYLVPEEGRMALCVKSEKGVLFGREAEAAERSRGGGLADTRRKDGKEIVVADAYLPAAALSSSEILKRYAKQPLLISRRNLLRDAVFLFACPRSDGEQKKEKGKKNESQSAQDKSARENKEWRLAREEEPARSESKPRGEREEEEAHARHTLQRKSSNSLADVLRQSQTVVLDFFAEMPRHSSEELRASSTSSFSPSGSSFSSSSSSSSADLRRALSEALSLSEGESFVCGTFSSGLARWICEALGARERRDASLSVASPSLFDMADELRGLSEASDGTAPRSFDASVSITSSRPGETVNKEQRRQRAFVLVLPNETAASAADLDTDAANLVRAMISAMYLALGEYLCSRSASSRASVLPFSASAHASLKQLVEAGEMPQVFICSEEQVSLSVLLGRPLFPLARRISPVQAVDLSASMPSNSKHSASSPSAVDRVSYRLEESESLRRMREEALKDALLFAGKQNRDRRPESRENECEEEKSSRRQDDARTEEGGAERRAKAESLCRTPASQRPPEAKTTSLTPPPRSLPSSQKFRDSESAAVSTAWRETGSGTGEGQKLVKLVPVMGGMLSKREGEKTLETSELEQDAFSGNVSPVCLSSPSLGAGGWQRRRPRGRREELRENVQTREREDDASLFCERQTNECMNARGWSQERRGKRDQVRPENVKRFRKSRVYMHPGTALERVALAPVASPQLHDCLASPVLRPSRRNERGDGERCADLRQKRGEKEGHRTDWRRREGCLQEADLREGHLERGKPGGVCPGDSQLTCGRERRLTGPLGVSSSREEARSEKGGNTGVSLESENSHSCLLKDDEGNELAFESAGKTGERSGSEETVSQRRREPDGDRRFGRRLIIAEMVDEGQERKRRKARREEEEETVEAQRLTRGLQTRRKNSNAGSDGEQEESVEAPPSAERGLRKALQESEKELGRKKKDVRFSGARVADLRNENVAANSSESSDRRVCESLETPAQTAGAPKRRRLPWQQR